In a single window of the Methanolacinia paynteri genome:
- a CDS encoding GNAT family N-acetyltransferase, whose translation MILKIIQTKRLILIPVTEDIINYEINDGKLPDALSGIFIPENWPHESVTTDVNLTFQALLKEKKLYSFYWVSNSDKENRILIGSGGFIVHENGDFELGYSVLKQYENQGYTTEAVEALLKWYKESGFKEAVVAKTEPENYPSIKVLERNGFSRSGSEEESGLIVYYFHLVGKV comes from the coding sequence ATGATACTCAAGATAATACAAACTAAAAGATTAATCCTGATTCCTGTTACTGAAGATATAATAAATTACGAAATAAATGATGGGAAACTCCCAGATGCCCTGTCAGGTATTTTTATACCTGAAAACTGGCCGCATGAATCTGTTACAACCGATGTGAACCTGACTTTCCAGGCCCTCCTTAAAGAAAAAAAATTATATAGCTTTTACTGGGTTAGCAATTCAGATAAAGAAAACCGGATATTAATAGGAAGCGGGGGGTTTATCGTCCATGAGAACGGGGATTTTGAACTGGGTTATTCAGTTCTAAAACAATACGAAAATCAGGGTTATACTACGGAAGCAGTAGAAGCACTCCTTAAATGGTACAAAGAATCTGGTTTTAAGGAGGCTGTTGTTGCCAAAACAGAACCTGAGAATTATCCTTCAATAAAAGTCTTAGAGAGAAACGGATTTTCCAGATCAGGATCCGAAGAAGAATCGGGTTTGATTGTCTATTATTTTCATTTAGTCGGGAAGGTCTAA
- a CDS encoding nucleoside triphosphate pyrophosphohydrolase: MKIYNKAVRDRIPEIITSRGEVCNYESLPDDEFLPFLQMKLLEESNEYIESEDAEELADLLETISRIAEIEGISMEKLDEIRKEKSKIAG, from the coding sequence ATGAAGATCTACAACAAGGCCGTCAGGGACAGAATACCGGAGATAATAACCTCGAGAGGTGAAGTATGCAACTACGAGAGTCTTCCCGACGATGAATTTCTTCCGTTTCTCCAGATGAAACTCCTCGAAGAGTCAAACGAGTATATAGAATCGGAAGATGCGGAGGAGCTTGCAGACCTTCTTGAAACAATTTCCAGGATTGCAGAGATCGAAGGTATCAGCATGGAAAAGCTGGATGAGATCAGGAAAGAAAAGTCGAAGATTGCGGGATAG
- a CDS encoding MFS transporter: protein MTDRRQFISGAGFTSFATGTGIFAIYFMISSMTLAIPVITVLYNFQPYVSGFIIQAHLIGTVIFLLPAAKLGDLIGHEKILCIGGFFFALSSFLCAVFPSDLGGTGLIFFRFTQGIGDGMIMASSLVLLSRRWSPEKRGESFGLFLFSGYMGYIAGLLGGGVLIDLFSWRAPFLFTVPMTIITGICGYILSKSGTGTTSGDKQKFDLKGIALFAPGIVMLTAGLSLIPSTNSTYLIITGILLSIFLVIHEKRSKYPLFKISLFRNNKIFSLAILSDILYYSGIGAISYLLSTYLEAGRGLGSFDAALVILPISIIQGVMSPVTGKLSDKIDPKYISSAGVSLIFIILLLYSHIDQDTSILVISVAAAITGAGFAMFSAPNKNAIMSSVKQEDHGNASGIANTFEQTGNLVSIGIAAAIMTGITGESTSGSYTPDLLLKSTDLIFLILAFICLVNIAIILIRGKIKQESGFT, encoded by the coding sequence GTGACTGACAGACGGCAATTCATCTCAGGAGCAGGATTTACATCGTTTGCTACAGGGACAGGAATATTTGCAATATATTTCATGATATCCTCCATGACCCTTGCCATCCCGGTGATTACAGTCCTGTATAATTTTCAGCCTTATGTATCAGGATTCATAATACAGGCACATCTTATCGGAACGGTGATATTCCTTCTCCCTGCTGCGAAATTAGGCGATTTAATCGGACATGAAAAGATCCTGTGCATCGGGGGATTCTTCTTTGCCTTATCGTCCTTCCTGTGCGCAGTATTTCCGTCCGACCTGGGAGGAACGGGACTGATATTCTTCAGATTCACCCAGGGAATCGGCGACGGTATGATAATGGCTTCATCACTCGTTCTGCTCTCCCGCAGATGGAGTCCTGAAAAGAGAGGAGAATCCTTCGGCCTTTTTCTTTTTTCAGGATATATGGGATATATTGCAGGTCTTCTGGGAGGAGGAGTGCTGATTGATCTCTTCAGCTGGAGAGCCCCGTTTCTGTTTACAGTTCCAATGACCATTATTACAGGAATCTGCGGTTATATCCTCTCAAAATCCGGAACAGGAACAACTTCCGGTGATAAACAGAAGTTTGACCTGAAAGGGATTGCTCTCTTCGCCCCTGGGATTGTCATGCTCACAGCCGGCCTTTCACTAATTCCTTCAACGAACTCCACATACCTGATTATCACAGGCATATTACTCTCCATCTTTCTCGTTATTCATGAAAAAAGGAGCAAATATCCATTATTTAAGATTTCCTTATTCAGAAACAACAAGATCTTCTCACTTGCAATATTATCCGATATTTTGTATTATTCAGGCATCGGTGCAATCAGTTACTTACTAAGTACATACCTGGAGGCAGGAAGAGGTCTGGGATCATTCGATGCTGCACTGGTGATCCTGCCGATATCAATTATCCAGGGTGTGATGTCTCCGGTTACCGGAAAATTATCGGATAAAATCGATCCAAAATATATATCCTCGGCCGGAGTCTCTTTAATTTTTATAATCCTCTTATTGTATTCACATATAGATCAGGACACATCAATTTTGGTGATCTCAGTTGCGGCGGCCATAACAGGAGCAGGTTTCGCTATGTTCTCAGCCCCTAATAAAAACGCAATTATGAGTTCCGTTAAACAGGAAGATCACGGAAATGCTTCAGGAATAGCTAACACTTTTGAGCAGACCGGAAATCTTGTCAGTATAGGTATTGCAGCAGCCATAATGACCGGAATTACAGGAGAATCGACATCAGGCAGTTATACTCCCGATCTCCTGCTAAAAAGTACAGATCTAATCTTTTTAATTCTTGCATTTATTTGTCTTGTAAATATTGCAATAATTCTCATACGAGGAAAGATCAAACAGGAATCAGGATTTACCTGA
- a CDS encoding HFX_2341 family transcriptional regulator domain-containing protein, producing MNTSHIVFVGHHKERLMDSIKMLSNYPVGRIILVVGEQLSSGERRSRALAEEMMDELGQIFEVEIVAIDKKDITRSSVQIVNLIRSEMDCGNDVIVNISGSLRTFAVSGYIAGSITGCKVITSIPQYDESGEETGVEEIVEIPTLPVCFLRDEQMKIVAAVEGGVNSLDELIIRLNPSIIKYSDDFYKERSRVSHHLKVLEDNGFIVKKRNGRQINVTLSELGNIMCNICS from the coding sequence ATGAATACTTCTCATATTGTTTTTGTTGGACACCACAAGGAGCGGTTGATGGATTCCATCAAGATGCTTTCAAATTATCCTGTGGGGAGGATAATTCTGGTGGTGGGGGAACAGTTATCCTCCGGTGAAAGGAGGTCGAGAGCTCTTGCAGAAGAGATGATGGATGAACTTGGACAGATCTTCGAAGTTGAAATTGTTGCAATTGACAAAAAAGACATAACAAGAAGTTCCGTCCAGATTGTCAATTTAATTCGCTCCGAAATGGACTGTGGAAATGATGTTATAGTCAATATCAGCGGTTCACTGAGGACATTTGCTGTCTCTGGCTATATAGCCGGATCGATAACCGGATGCAAAGTTATAACCTCAATACCTCAGTACGATGAATCAGGAGAGGAAACCGGCGTAGAGGAGATCGTCGAAATTCCTACCCTGCCCGTATGTTTCCTGCGGGATGAGCAGATGAAGATCGTTGCAGCAGTCGAGGGTGGTGTTAACTCCCTTGATGAACTGATTATAAGACTGAATCCGTCAATTATCAAATATTCTGATGATTTTTATAAAGAAAGAAGCAGGGTCAGCCACCACCTTAAAGTCCTTGAAGACAACGGGTTCATCGTTAAGAAAAGAAACGGCAGGCAGATCAATGTGACATTGTCGGAATTGGGAAATATAATGTGCAATATCTGTTCCTGA
- a CDS encoding DUF432 domain-containing protein has protein sequence MYGTYRYPCAIEEESVSVEVTEENGLFIYRRICGDDTRELVISPRDGELIINPVEPVNLPKNITRFLEIEFDKIVMSPESEDTYYLTFPVEIGVFLKSGKSVSLLDVFSQAASKYSLYGSPKEGVVVRWHKSVVHRKMPEIDNLREGVMSLKIVNPEKEIVELSIGIFDSYGMKIFYNDWYVTMSAEIKVLPKDEAETKFFNAPIVAGTDKTIELYYGREIPVVGKFYKMNWGYQ, from the coding sequence ATGTATGGGACATACCGTTATCCCTGCGCAATAGAAGAGGAATCCGTTTCAGTAGAGGTTACCGAAGAGAACGGATTATTCATATACCGCAGAATATGCGGTGACGATACCCGGGAACTCGTTATTTCCCCCAGGGACGGGGAATTGATAATCAACCCTGTTGAGCCTGTAAATCTCCCCAAGAATATTACACGTTTTCTTGAGATAGAGTTCGATAAGATCGTAATGTCCCCCGAGTCAGAGGATACTTATTACCTAACTTTTCCGGTAGAGATCGGTGTCTTCCTGAAGTCAGGAAAAAGTGTCTCCCTGCTTGATGTATTCTCCCAGGCTGCGAGTAAATATTCTCTGTACGGGTCTCCGAAGGAGGGCGTCGTTGTAAGATGGCATAAAAGTGTGGTCCACAGGAAGATGCCGGAGATCGACAACCTCAGGGAAGGCGTCATGTCCCTTAAGATAGTAAATCCCGAAAAGGAGATTGTCGAACTGTCAATAGGCATATTCGACAGTTACGGGATGAAGATCTTCTACAACGACTGGTATGTCACCATGTCGGCCGAGATCAAGGTTTTACCGAAAGACGAAGCGGAGACAAAATTCTTCAACGCTCCTATCGTTGCAGGCACAGACAAGACGATAGAACTCTATTACGGCAGGGAAATTCCCGTTGTCGGCAAATTCTATAAGATGAACTGGGGGTACCAGTAG
- a CDS encoding NifB/NifX family molybdenum-iron cluster-binding protein produces the protein MKICVTSKGAGTDSLVEERFGRAPYFVFVDSGSGKSDTIENPLLNESGGVGPRIVQLIIKEGADVVITGQLGGNATTTLQASGVKVFSYGDNGTVADAVAKFEEGKLRQMI, from the coding sequence ATGAAGATTTGTGTAACATCTAAGGGAGCAGGAACAGACTCACTCGTTGAAGAAAGATTTGGGAGAGCTCCGTATTTCGTATTCGTCGATTCCGGGTCCGGAAAGTCCGACACGATCGAAAATCCCCTGCTGAATGAGAGCGGAGGTGTCGGACCGAGGATCGTCCAGCTGATCATCAAAGAGGGTGCAGATGTGGTGATCACCGGACAGCTTGGCGGAAATGCAACCACCACTCTTCAGGCTTCGGGTGTGAAGGTATTTTCATACGGCGATAACGGAACAGTGGCCGATGCGGTCGCAAAGTTCGAGGAAGGCAAACTCAGGCAGATGATCTGA
- a CDS encoding ATP-binding protein: MKKIAVVSGKGGTGKTMVTAGLAEIVKSDLSLADCDVEASNFKLLYPGELLSAEDFHGLDVSVIDTEKCVQCGACLENCRFDAVEITDGLYSVRTLRCEGCGVCDYLCPSGAISMKKRLSGEIFCSATEAGPLAHARLDPGSGNSGLLVNEVKKRAARWANISELLLIDGPPGTGCPLISTVSGMDAVLAVTEPSISGLSDLSRLVGVCKGFRLRIFVVINRYDLEESVTREIEEFCRSEGLTVVGKIPFDPSVIAAVRRNMPVTRIDCPASEAIKKIRDNLSKELDVA; encoded by the coding sequence ATGAAGAAAATTGCAGTAGTAAGCGGAAAGGGTGGGACCGGCAAGACGATGGTTACTGCCGGCCTTGCAGAAATCGTCAAATCGGATCTCTCTCTTGCCGACTGCGATGTCGAGGCCTCGAATTTCAAACTCCTTTATCCCGGAGAGCTTCTGTCCGCAGAGGATTTCCACGGGCTGGATGTTTCTGTTATCGACACCGAAAAATGCGTCCAGTGCGGCGCATGTCTTGAAAACTGCCGCTTTGATGCAGTGGAGATAACAGACGGCCTGTATTCGGTAAGGACTCTTCGCTGCGAAGGGTGCGGGGTCTGTGATTATCTCTGCCCTTCCGGGGCGATCTCCATGAAGAAGCGTCTGTCAGGTGAGATCTTCTGCTCGGCTACAGAGGCAGGCCCACTCGCGCATGCACGTCTGGACCCGGGTTCGGGAAACTCCGGGCTCCTGGTAAATGAGGTGAAGAAACGTGCTGCCAGGTGGGCGAACATCAGCGAATTGCTTTTGATCGACGGCCCCCCGGGGACTGGCTGCCCTTTGATTTCAACAGTCAGCGGTATGGATGCGGTTCTTGCAGTAACCGAACCAAGTATCTCTGGATTATCCGATCTCTCAAGGCTGGTCGGAGTATGCAAAGGATTCAGGCTCAGGATATTCGTTGTCATCAACAGGTATGATCTTGAAGAGTCGGTTACCCGTGAGATCGAGGAATTCTGTCGTTCGGAAGGCCTCACCGTTGTCGGGAAGATCCCGTTCGACCCTTCCGTTATTGCCGCTGTCAGGAGAAATATGCCTGTTACCCGAATAGACTGCCCCGCATCCGAAGCCATAAAAAAGATCCGTGATAACCTTTCTAAGGAGCTCGATGTGGCATGA
- a CDS encoding mechanosensitive ion channel family protein: MDIVNVFLNTPVGTDNLYVIDVIYFVIIIIATFILAAFISKKIKKGLSGWMPVNDREMTSKIVYFSIVAIGILVALPHLHVELSGLLIAGGFLSIIIGLAGQTVIANFFSGLILFFEQPIKIGDNIGVGDTLGTVEDIRILSTIIKTYDGIYTRIPNQTLFTSNITNYVAHVARRFEYSVGIRYSDDADRAIEVIWEVINKHPFALKNPSPSIYVDELGDNAVVLIVRIWAPSSEWWDVRTELLWKIKIALEENGIQIPFPQRTLWFPEGTGHEESADSIN; encoded by the coding sequence GTGGATATCGTAAATGTATTCCTGAACACGCCTGTCGGCACTGATAACCTCTATGTCATTGATGTCATCTATTTTGTCATAATAATAATTGCAACCTTTATTCTGGCTGCTTTTATCTCCAAGAAGATCAAGAAGGGCCTCTCGGGATGGATGCCGGTCAATGACCGCGAGATGACCTCGAAAATCGTATACTTCTCGATTGTGGCCATCGGAATTCTCGTTGCACTCCCGCACCTGCACGTCGAACTCTCAGGACTCCTGATTGCCGGAGGATTCTTAAGTATAATCATAGGTCTTGCGGGGCAGACGGTTATCGCGAATTTCTTCTCCGGCCTCATTCTCTTCTTCGAACAGCCCATTAAGATCGGCGACAATATCGGTGTGGGTGATACTCTCGGAACAGTTGAGGATATCAGGATTCTCTCCACCATTATCAAAACCTATGACGGAATTTATACAAGAATACCTAACCAGACACTCTTCACCTCGAATATCACGAATTATGTCGCACACGTTGCAAGAAGATTTGAATATTCAGTCGGGATCAGGTATTCTGACGATGCAGACAGGGCAATCGAGGTCATATGGGAAGTAATAAACAAGCACCCGTTCGCACTGAAAAATCCCTCTCCTTCCATATACGTCGATGAACTCGGGGACAACGCAGTTGTCCTGATCGTCAGGATCTGGGCACCTTCCTCCGAATGGTGGGATGTCAGGACCGAACTACTGTGGAAGATTAAAATTGCTCTTGAAGAAAACGGAATCCAGATCCCGTTCCCGCAGAGGACGCTATGGTTCCCTGAGGGAACCGGCCATGAAGAATCTGCTGACAGCATTAACTAG
- a CDS encoding NifB/NifX family molybdenum-iron cluster-binding protein, protein MKVAVAMEGDNVSAHFGHCVSYAIFNVNGKDIAREEDLMSPGHEPGRLPAFLSEHNVDFVIAGGMGPRAVDLFCSYGIEVILGVSGSIDSAVSEFANGNLVSGQSMCHHDGSECDGSHGEH, encoded by the coding sequence ATGAAAGTAGCAGTTGCAATGGAAGGAGACAATGTTTCCGCACATTTCGGGCATTGTGTATCGTATGCAATATTCAATGTCAACGGTAAGGATATAGCAAGGGAAGAGGATCTAATGAGTCCGGGTCACGAACCGGGACGCCTCCCGGCATTTTTGAGCGAACACAATGTCGATTTCGTGATCGCCGGCGGGATGGGCCCCCGTGCAGTGGATCTCTTCTGCAGTTACGGGATCGAGGTAATCCTCGGTGTTTCCGGAAGTATCGATTCGGCCGTATCCGAGTTTGCAAACGGCAACCTCGTTTCAGGCCAGAGCATGTGTCATCATGACGGCAGTGAATGCGACGGCTCGCATGGAGAACATTAA
- a CDS encoding DUF134 domain-containing protein, producing MNDEEQTPNSNGAGCRRRGRGRPRVPRTICGDTGNFHCYGPLCRRCEGEEMVVTLYPEEIGIIRLIDLMGYDQESAAKEIGVSRKTLWRDLHETRRKIADALVNGKMIRVVGCRREMEGECPENNIPQDEEKDLS from the coding sequence ATGAACGATGAGGAACAAACCCCGAATTCAAACGGAGCCGGATGCCGGCGCAGAGGGCGCGGGCGGCCGAGAGTTCCGAGAACTATCTGCGGAGATACGGGCAATTTTCACTGCTACGGTCCGCTCTGCCGGAGATGCGAGGGGGAGGAGATGGTAGTAACTCTTTACCCGGAGGAGATCGGGATCATCAGGCTGATTGATCTCATGGGCTACGACCAGGAGTCCGCCGCAAAGGAGATCGGGGTCTCAAGAAAGACTCTGTGGCGCGACCTGCATGAAACAAGAAGAAAGATCGCGGATGCGCTGGTTAACGGCAAGATGATCCGTGTCGTGGGATGCCGGAGAGAGATGGAGGGCGAATGCCCTGAAAATAATATCCCGCAGGATGAGGAGAAAGATCTCTCCTAA
- a CDS encoding nucleotide-binding protein encodes MKIVVASGKGGTGKSTVAANLAYSLLDRHPVTLVDCDVEVPNLHLFFDSEPETRDVFTTIPKVDTDLCTLCGDCGNFCRYGAIAVLKDRVLIFEKMCHACGGCMIVCPEKAISETPYPIGLVEDSNPLSGLRLISGFLKEGEVLAPRIIRSAKEMAEDDEIVIIDSSPGIACPVIEAMEDTDFCILVTESTPFGLHDLDLAVGVTKNLGLNTGVVINRSDGSDEEVRDYCAEADIPVLMTIPFDKEIASVQNKGGLISERMPGWKEQFACMYDECLRIGGVGI; translated from the coding sequence ATGAAGATCGTTGTTGCGAGCGGAAAAGGCGGAACCGGGAAGAGTACGGTTGCAGCCAATCTTGCATATTCCCTTCTTGATCGGCATCCGGTGACACTTGTCGACTGTGACGTTGAGGTGCCAAACCTTCACCTCTTCTTCGATTCGGAACCTGAAACAAGAGATGTCTTTACCACAATTCCGAAAGTTGATACGGATCTATGCACTCTCTGCGGGGACTGCGGGAATTTCTGTCGTTACGGTGCAATTGCAGTACTAAAGGATCGGGTGCTTATCTTCGAGAAGATGTGTCATGCATGCGGCGGGTGCATGATCGTCTGTCCGGAAAAAGCCATATCAGAGACTCCTTATCCGATAGGCCTGGTGGAAGACTCAAATCCACTTTCGGGCTTAAGGCTTATCAGCGGATTTTTGAAAGAGGGAGAGGTTCTTGCACCCCGGATAATCAGGAGTGCAAAAGAGATGGCGGAAGATGACGAAATTGTCATAATCGATTCGTCTCCGGGAATTGCATGTCCTGTAATCGAAGCGATGGAAGATACGGACTTCTGCATACTCGTAACCGAATCGACTCCGTTCGGCCTCCACGATCTCGATCTTGCCGTGGGCGTGACAAAGAACCTGGGCCTGAATACCGGGGTAGTGATAAACCGCAGCGACGGTTCCGATGAGGAGGTTCGCGATTACTGCGCGGAGGCTGACATTCCTGTTCTAATGACGATCCCGTTCGATAAAGAGATCGCATCCGTGCAGAACAAAGGCGGACTGATCAGCGAAAGGATGCCCGGCTGGAAGGAACAGTTTGCCTGCATGTACGACGAATGCCTCAGGATCGGCGGGGTAGGAATATGA